A genomic window from Lotus japonicus ecotype B-129 chromosome 1, LjGifu_v1.2 includes:
- the LOC130738699 gene encoding chloroplast processing peptidase-like, with amino-acid sequence MSFLRPSALYHFLITYSSLRWMPCQSSGFLRWPGLDGFLRLLVVGLLWSTFSELRSIPSSSMFPTLRVADRIIVEKASYYFRSPAIHEIVTFRDPTQLSGDNPDVVFIKRVVAKEGDTVEVHHGRLYINGVAQEEDFIAEQPAYTVKSTYVPKGHVYVLGDNRNNSYDSHVWGPLPVKNIIGRYVMCFHRPTN; translated from the exons ATGAGTTTCTTGAGACCCTCTGCATTGTACCATTTCCTGATCACATACTCTTCTCTGCGATGGATGCCATGTCAGAGTTCGGGCTTCCTTCGTTGGCCTGGTCTCGATGGTTTCTTGAGGCTTCTGGTTGTTGGGCTCCTCTGGTCTACCTTCTCTGAGCTTCGTTCCATACCTTCATCTTCCATGTTTCCAACTCTCCGTGTTGCCGATCGAATTATCGTTGAAAAG GCTTCATATTACTTCAGGAGTCCTGCTATCCATGAAATTGTAACGTTTCGGGATCCAACACAG CTTTCTGGAGACAACCCAGATGTTGTTTTTATTAAGAGAGTTGTCGCAAAAGAAGGTGACACCGTTGAG GTTCATCATGGGAGACTCTACATAAATGGTGTTGCTCAGGAGGAAGATTTCATTGCAGAGCAACCAGCATACACAGTGAAATCAACT TATGTGCCCAAAGGCCATGTTTATGTCTTGGGGGATAATCGTAACAATAGCTATGACTCCCATGTATG GGGACCACTTCCTGTTAAAAACATAATTGGAAGATATGTCATGTGCTTTCACAGACCAACAAATTGA
- the LOC130738672 gene encoding uncharacterized protein LOC130738672 produces the protein MQASQHTQSVVTMKPHHLPFLLIVLLFPLCLASEEEQSIIFTTLGRAFYSFDIYSLPIHHHQPPSPHDELRLTDGRSVNFNGQFLANNTAIQLPTDPPPPLQLVYVTERSGLPTIYYDAVYTTATTTTRRSALESFTTERIQLPLLPNHLGEAQVSIKDKPSVTSDGEYLVYVSTHEDPGVSRVSWAAVYSTHLKSGLTRRLTPHGVADFSPALSPSGVWTAVASYGSAGWSGEVEDLTTDIYIFLTRDGTNRVKVVEHGGWPCWVDDRTIYFHRRGDDKWWSIYRATLPADSADSVVVERVTPPGLHAFTPATSPGNHEFIAVATRRPGSSFRHIELFNLVNKEFRELTRFVSPRSHHLNPFISPDSSRVGYHKCRGESSNKSPQFLLENVQSPVPGLTLFRFTGSFPVFSPSGDQIAYVEMPGVYVVNRDGSNLRKVSDAMAFSTAWDRVRPGVIYTAIGETFAPESAGVDIVSIDVDRNTIKKLTVDGMNNAFPSPSPDGKWIVFRSGRTGHKNLYMMDAVGGEIKGLRRLTEGPWTDTMCNWSPDGEWIAFASDRHDPGSGSFELYLIHPNGTGLRKVIQSGSGGRTNHPYFSPDGKNLVFTSDYAGISAEPISNPHAYQPYGEIFTIGFDGSGLKRLTHNSYEDGTPAWAPKYMKPVNVERPKGGLYCSFEDCHWLNDFPNRMALGLPSCPYSIPLSKPQCGV, from the coding sequence ATGCAagcttcacaacacacacaatCAGTAGTAACAATGAAACCACACCACTTACCTTTTCTGTTGATAGTGTTGCTGTTCCCACTATGTTTAGCATCTGAGGAGGAGCAAAGCATCATCTTCACCACACTTGGCAGAGCTTTCTACTCCTTCGACATCTACTCCCTCCCGATTCACCACCACCAACCACCCTCCCCTCACGACGAGCTTCGACTCACCGACGGCCGCTCCGTCAATTTCAACGGCCAATTCCTCGCCAACAACACCGCCATCCAACTCCCTACTGACCCACCTCCTCCCCTGCAACTCGTTTACGTCACCGAGAGAAGCGGCCTCCCCACCATCTACTACGACGCCGTTTACACCACCGCGACCACCACCACAAGAAGATCTGCCCTCGAATCATTCACCACAGAGAGAATCCAACTCCCTCTGTTACCGAATCATCTCGGTGAAGCTCAAGTTTCCATCAAAGACAAGCCTAGCGTGACCAGCGATGGTGAGTATTTGGTGTATGTGTCGACCCATGAAGACCCAGGTGTGTCCCGGGTCAGTTGGGCTGCGGTTTACTCCACCCACCTCAAATCGGGTCTGACCCGACGGCTCACCCCTCACGGCGTCGCTGATTTCAGCCCCGCCCTGTCCCCCTCCGGTGTGTGGACTGCGGTCGCCTCCTACGGAAGCGCTGGATGGTCCGGCGAGGTGGAGGATCTCACCACAGACATCTACATCTTCCTGACTCGCGACGGAACTAACCGGGTCAAGGTGGTCGAGCACGGTGGCTGGCCTTGCTGGGTCGACGATCGCACGATTTACTTTCACCGGAGAGGCGATGACAAGTGGTGGAGCATTTACAGAGCCACCCTCCCCGCCGATTCCGCTGACTCGGTGGTCGTTGAACGAGTCACGCCACCGGGTCTCCACGCGTTCACTCCCGCGACCTCACCGGGAAACCACGAGTTCATCGCCGTCGCTACGAGAAGGCCAGGTTCAAGTTTCCGCCACATCGAGCTGTTCAACCTGGTTAACAAAGAGTTCAGGGAGCTTACTCGCTTCGTCTCACCCCGTTCCCACCATCTCAACCCGTTCATCTCACCCGATTCGTCCCGGGTCGGATACCACAAGTGCAGAGGAGAATCCAGCAACAAAAGCCCCCAGTTCTTGCTCGAGAATGTTCAGAGCCCTGTTCCCGGCCTAACCCTCTTCCGCTTCACCGGTTCATTTCCCGTTTTCTCACCCTCCGGCGACCAAATCGCTTACGTGGAGATGCCGGGAGTTTACGTCGTGAACCGGGACGGTTCAAACCTGCGGAAGGTTTCCGACGCGATGGCGTTCTCAACCGCGTGGGACCGTGTCCGACCTGGCGTCATCTACACCGCCATCGGAGAAACCTTTGCCCCGGAGAGCGCCGGGGTTGACATCGTCTCCATCGACGTTGACCGTAACACCATCAAGAAGTTGACTGTCGATGGAATGAACAACGCGTTCCCGTCACCTTCACCGGACGGGAAATGGATCGTGTTCCGGTCGGGTCGGACGGGTCACAAGAATCTCTACATGATGGATGCAGTTGGTGGAGAGATAAAGGGACTTAGAAGGTTGACGGAGGGTCCATGGACGGACACCATGTGCAATTGGTCACCGGACGGAGAATGGATCGCTTTTGCTTCTGACCGCCATGACCCGGGTAGTGGTAGCTTCGAGCTTTACCTGATCCACCCGAATGGAACCGGGTTGAGGAAGGTGATTCAGAGCGGGTCGGGTGGGAGGACGAACCACCCGTATTTCAGCCCTGACGGGAAGAATTTGGTGTTCACGTCGGACTATGCGGGCATATCAGCAGAGCCAATCTCAAACCCGCACGCCTACCAGCCCTATGGTGAAATATTCACCATTGGGTTTGACGGTTCGGGTTTAAAGAGGTTGACCCATAATTCATATGAGGATGGAACCCCAGCTTGGGCACCAAAGTATATGAAGCCTGTGAATGTTGAGAGGCCTAAGGGTGGACTTTATTGCTCTTTTGAAGATTGTCATTGGCTCAATGACTTTCCCAATAGGATGGCTTTGGGTCTGCCTTCTTGCCCTTACTCTATCCCTTTATCAAAGCCTCAATGTGGTGTGTGA